The window AAGGAACAAAAGTAAACGTTGAATATGTTTCTGCTAACCCAACTGGCCCAATGCATATCGGGCATGCTAGGGGAGCAGTATATGGAGATGCATTGGCAAATATTCTAAAAAAATGCGGGTACGCAGTTACTAAGGAGTATTATGTAAATGATGCTGGCTCGCAAATTGATGTATTAATTGACAGTTTGTTAATTCGTTACAAGGAAGCCTTAAACGGCGAAAAAGCTATAATCCCTGAAGGTTTTTATCCTGGGGAGTATTTAGCTGTAGTAGGTAAAAAACTAGCAACAGATTATGGCCATAAACTGCTTGACATGGATAAGAATTCAATGCGTCAGAAGCTCAAAAAAATTGCAGTTTCTGAAATGTTAGAATTAATTAAACTCGATCTTGGAAAACTAGGTGTTAAACACGATGTCTTTACTTCAGAACAAAGCTTACATGATAATGGTAAAATAGAGGAAGCTGTTGCGATTCTGACTAAAATGGGGTTAATATATCACGGTATTTTATCGCCTCCAAAAGGAAAAATAGATGAAAATTGGCAAGAAAAAGAACAATTATTGCTCAGGTCCTCTAATTATGGCGACGACCAAGATCGACCTATCCAAAAAAGCGACGGCTCATGGTCTTATCTGGCTGCAGATTTTGCTTACGCCAAGGATAAGATAGATCGAGGTTTTGAGTGTTTAATTTATATACTAGGTGCTGATCATAGCGGTTACGTTAAACGAATAAAAGCTGTCATTGAAGCCCTCAGTCAAGGTAAAGTAAAAAGTGACATTCGCACTAGTCAGCTTGTTAATTTTGTAAAGGGAACTGAACCAATTAAAATGTCAAAAAGAAGTGGGAATTTCATGACTGTTAGCGATGTAATAAATGATGTGGGTAAAGATATCATCCGCTTTATTATGCTTACCCGCAGAAATGATGTAACATTAGATTTTGATTTTACAAAAGTTAAGGAACAATCAAAAGATAACCCGGTATTTTATGTACAATACGCCCATGTCCGAGCTAAATCCATTTTAGCAAAAGCAAAAGAAACTATTCCTTTAGCTTATGAAGTTTTTACAAATAGAGCGTTCAATCTTTCGCTTCTTAATTCAGAAGAAGAAATCCAGTTAATTAAACTTCTTGCTTCTTGGCCAAAAATCTTATCGTCATCCGCCATAACACGGGAACCACAAAGAATTGCCTATTATTTAATTGATATTGCTTCCAGATTTCATTCTATATGGAATCTTGGCAAAGAAAATAATGATTATCGATTTAATATAGAGGATAATCTAGAATTAACAGCTGCAAGATTAGCCTTGGTAGAAAGTATAAGAAAGGTAATAGCTAGTGGATTTGAGCTGATAGGAGTAACTCCTATGGATAAAATGTAAGGAATAATAAATTTTGGAGTGTTGAGGTTTAACTCTTCATGAAATAAAGAGTTAAACCTCAACTATCCTCAATTATCTCATTGGGGAAATTTCTAAATTGACAAGCTTTATTAAACAGTGTGAAAAAGTTATCTGTAGTCTGTTTTGCACATTTTTCAAACGTTATCCCTTTTAAATCAGCAATCGCTTCTGTAACATATTTTACATAAGAAGGCTCATTTATTTTACCTCTTTTAGGAACTGGTGCAAGATATGGGGAATCAGTTTCGACTAGAAGCCTATCCAAAGGCGTAAATTTAATAATATCTCTTAATTCATCAGCATTTTTAAAAGTGACAATTCCAGCAACTGAAATATAAAAACCAATATCTAGTATTTTTCGAGCAAATCTCTCTGAAGCTGTAAAACAATGGATAAGGCCAGGAAAATTGTAAGTTTTTTTGTATGAAGCTATTATATCATAAGTATCGTCTTCAGCTTCTCTGGTATGAACTATAATTGGTAATTTGTTTTCACAAGAGGCTTTAATATGTTCTTCAAAAGATTGTTTCTGAAGTTTGTGCTGCGTAATATCTTTATTATAATAGTAATCTAACCCTGTTTCCCCTAACCCTATCACTCGATTATTTTTAGCAAGGCTAATTAGTTCCGAAGCACTTATTACTTCCCTTACTTCACTTGGATGGATTCCAACTGAAGCAAAGACATTTTTATAATTTTCTGCAATAGCCAAAATTTTAGGAAAATCTTCAAGTTTTGTACAGATTGTCTGCATGTAATGTACATTCGATTCAAACGCACGTTTAATTATATTATCGTGTGAATCATGCCCTACGAGCATATCTAAATGGCAATGTGAATCTACCAGGACCATATTTTTGCTGCTAATTCCTTATTTCTAACCTTGGAAAAATCGGCAGCGGCTCGCTTATCCTAGTAGAAGGTTTAATGGCAAACTCTTGGGTTAAATGTCTAAAATCACGATTATCCTCTGGAACACTAAGTTGGTCTAAAATTTTTGCTGCTGAATCAGGTATAAACGGTTGTATTAAAATGCCAATATATCTAATCGTCTCAACAATTCTATACAAAACTTCATTCATTTTAGGAAGATCAGAATTCTTTAGAGCCCATGGTGCTTCCCGATCTATATAAATATTTGATTGTTCAGTTATGTATATAATATGGTCAAGAACAGCATTAATGTTATAACTTTCCATTTGGATGATAGTATCCTTAACAATATCCTCTAATTGAACAAAAAACGAATCCTGATACATGTTATCTATAAATCTTTTGGTAACATCTGGCATTTTTTGCCCGCAATTTTTAAAGATAAAAGAACAAGTACGCTGGATCAGATTACCAATTTTATTAGAAAGTTCAGTATTGTTTCTTTGAACTAAATTATCGTGTGCATAATTCCCGTCATTACCAAATATAACTTCCCTCATCAGGAAATATCTTACCTGATCTTGACCAAAATTCTCAATAAGCTTAAACGGGTCAATAACGTTACCAAGAGATTTTGATATTTTTTGCCCCTCATTAGTCCACCAACCATGTGCAATAATTGATTTTGGTAAAGGAAGACCGGCGGCCATCAAAAAAGCCGGCCAATAAACGGCATGAAATCTTAAAATATCCTTACCTACAACATGGGCATCAGCTGGCCAGAATTTGCTGTAATTGCCTGTCTTATCGGGATAACCAAGAGCTGAGATATAATTCGTTAAAGCATCAAGCCATACATAAATAATATGCTTTTCATTCCCCGGAACAGGAATACCCCATTTAAAACTAGTTCTTGAAATTGATAAATCCATGAGACCGTTTTTTACAAAGCTTATCACTTCATTTCTTCTGGTTTTAGGTATAATAAATTCAGGATTTGCGTCGTAAAATTCCAATAACTTATTCTGCCATTTCGATAAAGCAAAAAAATAACTAGGTTCTTCTAACCATTCAACTGGAGCTCCAGTTGGGGCGAAACCTTCAGGGGTTAATTCAGACTCATCATAAAATGCTTCATCCCGAACGGAATACCAACCAGAGTACTTGCCAAGATACACATCCCCGTTTTCGTATAATCTATTCCAAAAAGCCTTTACTCCTAACTTGTGCCTCTCTTCGGTAGTTCTAATAAAATCAGAATTTGCAATATTTAATGCCTGGAGCAAATTTCTAAAATTTATAGACATTTTATCAGTAAATTCCTGAGGAGAAAGGTCATTATTTAGAGCTGATTTTTCAACTTTTTGCCCATGCTCATCAGTACCACTTAAATACCAAACTTCTTTACCTGCCAATTTCATGAATCTAGCAATTACATCACACGCAAGGCTCGTATAAGCATGACCTATATGAGGAACATCGTTAACATAATATATAGGAGTTGTAATATAAAATCTGTTATTTGACACTTCTTTATCGTTTATTTGGATTAGAAACGCGTTAATGATAACTAAATTATGTTCTTTTTCAACAATTTTACCTATTAACCTAGTACTTTAGATATCATTTCAACTAAATCAGATTGTGTATAAGGTTTATAAATTATTTGAACTGATTCGTCTGCCAAGTGCTTTTTCAATTCTTTTTCTTGGCACGGAATACCACTTTGAAAAACAAAAGGAATATTAGCTAGTTTTTTATCTTTCCTAAAAATTTTATATATTCCATAACCGCTTATATCTGGTAACATAATATCAGATAAAACTAAGCAAATACTATTTGCATATTTCTTGCCAAGGGAAATAGCTTCTTCAGCATTATGGGCATTTATAACCTTGTATTTTGTAAAATTGGGGATTACAAGGTTAACTAAAGTATGGCAAATTTTCTCATCATCTACAAATAATATAGCATTTTTTTCTAAAGCAATTTCCTTGTTCACAACTTTCTCTCTGTAGAAATTATAATATGTCCATGCCCTCTCTGACTTTCAGTCGGGCTTTATATTTAGCCTAGCTTGTGCTTCATCGTCGCTCAACCATATATACTCTTGGGATAAAACCTGAAACTGTTTATCTGCTATATCCTGATTTAATACCTCATTTTTATCTTGGAGTTCAGTATAATGAATACCGAGGTAATTAATTTCATGATCTTTAAGTATATTTTGTACTGAAGTTAGATTTTTCAATCGATCATCGACAAAAATGATATTTTTGTAATTTTTGTTTAATTGTTTTAAGAACCCTAAAAGCACCTTTCCTTTATCGGCTTTGTTCGTGAATATAACACGAAAGATGCATTCCGGAAACTCCCCTTTTAATAAATCACCATTATCTTTAAAATGATACCCAAGAGAGCTCAGGCGGGATAAATGAAGTTCTGCTT of the Candidatus Megaera polyxenophila genome contains:
- a CDS encoding methionine--tRNA ligase, with protein sequence MSNNRFYITTPIYYVNDVPHIGHAYTSLACDVIARFMKLAGKEVWYLSGTDEHGQKVEKSALNNDLSPQEFTDKMSINFRNLLQALNIANSDFIRTTEERHKLGVKAFWNRLYENGDVYLGKYSGWYSVRDEAFYDESELTPEGFAPTGAPVEWLEEPSYFFALSKWQNKLLEFYDANPEFIIPKTRRNEVISFVKNGLMDLSISRTSFKWGIPVPGNEKHIIYVWLDALTNYISALGYPDKTGNYSKFWPADAHVVGKDILRFHAVYWPAFLMAAGLPLPKSIIAHGWWTNEGQKISKSLGNVIDPFKLIENFGQDQVRYFLMREVIFGNDGNYAHDNLVQRNNTELSNKIGNLIQRTCSFIFKNCGQKMPDVTKRFIDNMYQDSFFVQLEDIVKDTIIQMESYNINAVLDHIIYITEQSNIYIDREAPWALKNSDLPKMNEVLYRIVETIRYIGILIQPFIPDSAAKILDQLSVPEDNRDFRHLTQEFAIKPSTRISEPLPIFPRLEIRN
- a CDS encoding two-component system sensor histidine kinase/response regulator, with protein sequence MNKEIALEKNAILFVDDEKICHTLVNLVIPNFTKYKVINAHNAEEAISLGKKYANSICLVLSDIMLPDISGYGIYKIFRKDKKLANIPFVFQSGIPCQEKELKKHLADESVQIIYKPYTQSDLVEMISKVLG
- a CDS encoding deoxyribonuclease YcfH, with the translated sequence MVLVDSHCHLDMLVGHDSHDNIIKRAFESNVHYMQTICTKLEDFPKILAIAENYKNVFASVGIHPSEVREVISASELISLAKNNRVIGLGETGLDYYYNKDITQHKLQKQSFEEHIKASCENKLPIIVHTREAEDDTYDIIASYKKTYNFPGLIHCFTASERFARKILDIGFYISVAGIVTFKNADELRDIIKFTPLDRLLVETDSPYLAPVPKRGKINEPSYVKYVTEAIADLKGITFEKCAKQTTDNFFTLFNKACQFRNFPNEIIEDS
- a CDS encoding arginine--tRNA ligase; translated protein: MNIFKELGSDLKNRCLQICADTEIWNQATLETPKDPLNGDISTNIAMLLAAKTGENPREIAIKFKELITDIPYVAHIEVAGPGFINFTIKAEKWHDCIKSILNGDKDFWEVNVGKGTKVNVEYVSANPTGPMHIGHARGAVYGDALANILKKCGYAVTKEYYVNDAGSQIDVLIDSLLIRYKEALNGEKAIIPEGFYPGEYLAVVGKKLATDYGHKLLDMDKNSMRQKLKKIAVSEMLELIKLDLGKLGVKHDVFTSEQSLHDNGKIEEAVAILTKMGLIYHGILSPPKGKIDENWQEKEQLLLRSSNYGDDQDRPIQKSDGSWSYLAADFAYAKDKIDRGFECLIYILGADHSGYVKRIKAVIEALSQGKVKSDIRTSQLVNFVKGTEPIKMSKRSGNFMTVSDVINDVGKDIIRFIMLTRRNDVTLDFDFTKVKEQSKDNPVFYVQYAHVRAKSILAKAKETIPLAYEVFTNRAFNLSLLNSEEEIQLIKLLASWPKILSSSAITREPQRIAYYLIDIASRFHSIWNLGKENNDYRFNIEDNLELTAARLALVESIRKVIASGFELIGVTPMDKM